Genomic DNA from Telopea speciosissima isolate NSW1024214 ecotype Mountain lineage chromosome 2, Tspe_v1, whole genome shotgun sequence:
TCCAGGAGTCCATAGACCCCCAATACGTGGAAACTGGAAAGCATGTAAACAATGTTGGAGAAAAAGCTAAAAAACAAGAGAACCATTATacaaataaaatacaagaatATAAAATTCAAGGCGAAGGAATGATGAGAGTGAATAATGGgcaaatgaaaaaaatttacaaaaaaggGTCGCAACAAGCGAGCAAGAACAACCAGAGGTAGGAGAcctggcctttttttttttttttttttttttttttctggtggtCACCTCTGCGTGGAACCGAGGCGGTCCAGACTCGAAGGAACGGCGGTGGGTGCAGCGCCACCGGCGACGGAAAGCAGTTGAGTGAGGGTGGTCATGGCTCTAACCTGCATCTCCAAGGCTGCTATGTAATCTGTGGCTTCCtcgagaagatcagggaagggGAGTTTCCGGCATCCTGGAACTAAGCTTCCGAGGACACGCGCCTTCCGTTGAACTGTCGGCAACCTCTTGTCTTTCTTCAAGGCAAGGATGCTAATCCTCCCTCGTCTCTTGGATCTACAGTTGTCGGGGATAGCTACTCtctgcttcctcttcttcctgaaCTTCAATTTGAGTCTGTTTGTCAGGATCGCTCGACTCCATCTCGTTCGTCCCTTGGCTACTACGGCTAAGACCCTATCTGCTGCTTCTCTCACGGCACGGCCCCCGTGCGGGATAGATTCCGCTGGACAAGGAGAAtcagaaatggaagaagaagaagaagaagatgccgGTGCTAGTGAAGGTGAAGGATTACGGCGAACTTGACGCAGAGCTTCGATGAGCTTGGAGGAATAACTCTGTTGTTCGGCAGGGGATTTCCATCTCGTCTGGTTCTGATTCTGGCTCGG
This window encodes:
- the LOC122650776 gene encoding transcription factor bHLH148-like, with product MDFIPAMDHSATCVASPLILNPETNTERSRESKKKRKKKPSNPSQNQNQTRWKSPAEQQSYSSKLIEALRQVRRNPSPSLAPASSSSSSSISDSPCPAESIPHGGRAVREAADRVLAVVAKGRTRWSRAILTNRLKLKFRKKRKQRVAIPDNCRSKRRGRISILALKKDKRLPTVQRKARVLGSLVPGCRKLPFPDLLEEATDYIAALEMQVRAMTTLTQLLSVAGGAAPTAVPSSLDRLGSTQR